The following proteins are co-located in the Lacticaseibacillus paracasei subsp. paracasei genome:
- a CDS encoding acyltransferase family protein, with amino-acid sequence MVGPQLKQTRGRKRRYIHGFDGLRTIGVIGVILYHLRPELFRGGYLGVPIFMVVSGYLITDGLLIEFDRNHRIDFKSFFIRRFKRLYPGLITVLFGTAAYITLFSQNLLHNLHMMVLTNLLYVYNWWQILNGQSYFARYANGESPFTHLWTLSIEGQYYLIWPFLVLALLLLVKSRHQIANIVLILAAASGAWMAILYMMTIAHVQPAAFDPSRLYYGTDTRAFSILFGAALAFIWPSGRLSQHLGKKWVIGLDLLGTASFLGLLVMVFTIDAQSSFLYEGGMVLFSIVTTILVAVVAHPAAHFDRLLSNPLFSYIGSRSYGLYLYQFPVMIFWENRFRNIADHPVLYPVIEVVLIVVITELSYRFIEQPAAHFNYHKTWAFLKGLANPKVRMGKTRWVSYVALIILAIGSVGLAKAPSVKAEGDNSPLAQQLKKRGVSTKEKEKRLAAMRSSIAAQKKADKNKAAEESSSKALEAKYASQAKTHPVNREYEQYGLTQIQLQQAQDIGLTAIGDSVMLDGENGLQQLFPKAVIDAAVSRQMINSIDLVRSYADRGVLGNIVLIGLGTNGPFSDDQLAQMMQAIGPDRQVFWINVRVPTRAWQNDVNSKLAAAQKQYKNLTVIDWYDKSNGHPDWFYNDMVHMNPNGNPQYAALVAKTILDKVKN; translated from the coding sequence ATGGTGGGGCCGCAATTGAAACAGACGCGTGGACGAAAGCGCCGGTACATTCATGGATTTGATGGTTTAAGAACAATCGGGGTTATTGGTGTTATTTTGTATCATTTACGCCCCGAGTTGTTTCGGGGCGGATATTTAGGCGTACCGATCTTCATGGTCGTGTCCGGCTATTTGATAACGGATGGGTTGTTGATCGAATTTGACCGCAATCATCGGATTGATTTTAAAAGTTTTTTTATTCGACGATTTAAACGCCTATATCCTGGGTTAATTACCGTCCTCTTTGGGACAGCAGCCTATATCACGTTATTCTCGCAAAACTTGCTGCATAACTTGCACATGATGGTATTGACCAATTTACTTTATGTGTACAATTGGTGGCAGATTTTGAACGGGCAATCCTATTTTGCCAGATATGCAAATGGGGAATCCCCATTTACGCATTTGTGGACGTTGTCAATTGAAGGTCAGTATTATCTCATTTGGCCTTTTCTTGTGTTGGCGCTGTTGCTATTGGTTAAGAGCCGGCATCAGATTGCGAACATTGTGCTGATTCTTGCGGCTGCCAGTGGCGCTTGGATGGCAATCTTGTATATGATGACCATTGCCCATGTACAGCCAGCAGCGTTTGATCCAAGTCGGCTTTATTACGGTACTGATACCCGTGCATTCTCAATCCTATTCGGAGCAGCGCTGGCCTTTATTTGGCCAAGTGGCCGGCTTTCGCAACACTTAGGTAAAAAATGGGTGATTGGGCTTGATCTTCTCGGTACTGCCAGCTTTCTCGGCTTACTAGTCATGGTCTTCACAATTGATGCCCAGAGCAGCTTTCTTTATGAAGGCGGAATGGTATTGTTCTCAATTGTGACAACGATTTTGGTGGCAGTGGTAGCGCATCCGGCAGCTCATTTTGACCGATTGTTAAGTAATCCGTTGTTCAGCTATATCGGCAGCCGTAGTTATGGCTTGTATTTGTATCAGTTTCCCGTCATGATCTTTTGGGAGAATCGTTTTCGTAACATTGCGGATCACCCAGTATTATATCCGGTGATTGAAGTGGTGCTAATTGTTGTTATCACCGAACTTTCTTACCGCTTCATTGAACAACCGGCGGCACATTTTAATTATCACAAGACTTGGGCATTCCTAAAGGGCTTAGCTAATCCTAAAGTTCGTATGGGGAAAACGCGGTGGGTTAGTTATGTGGCGCTGATTATCTTAGCTATTGGTAGTGTTGGATTAGCCAAAGCGCCTTCTGTTAAAGCAGAAGGTGACAACTCGCCTTTAGCACAGCAGTTAAAGAAGCGTGGTGTTTCCACTAAAGAGAAAGAAAAGCGGTTGGCAGCAATGCGTTCCAGTATTGCTGCACAAAAGAAGGCTGACAAGAATAAAGCGGCCGAAGAATCAAGTTCCAAGGCGCTAGAAGCCAAGTATGCTTCTCAAGCTAAAACGCATCCAGTCAATCGTGAGTATGAACAATACGGCTTGACCCAGATTCAATTGCAACAGGCACAAGATATTGGACTCACTGCTATTGGCGACTCTGTCATGCTTGACGGTGAAAATGGGCTTCAACAGCTGTTCCCTAAAGCTGTGATTGACGCTGCTGTTTCTCGGCAAATGATCAATAGTATTGATTTGGTCCGCAGTTACGCTGACCGCGGTGTGCTGGGCAATATCGTTCTGATTGGGTTAGGAACTAACGGCCCATTTTCAGATGATCAGCTAGCGCAAATGATGCAAGCCATCGGTCCTGATCGGCAAGTCTTCTGGATTAATGTACGCGTACCAACGCGCGCTTGGCAGAATGATGTTAATAGCAAATTAGCCGCAGCCCAGAAGCAGTATAAGAATCTGACGGTGATTGATTGGTATGACAAGTCTAATGGTCATCCTGATTGGTTCTACAACGACATGGTTCATATGAATCCGAATGGCAATCCACAATATGCGGCATTAGTTGCGAAAACGATTCTGGACAAGGTGAAAAATTAA